From a region of the Vanrija pseudolonga chromosome 2, complete sequence genome:
- the YOR378W_2 gene encoding Drug resistance protein, giving the protein MPPADTTPSATDLTLAASVIDLGDQLTPARKSAEAVPKSEVDSDVASPSESNALASLGRARKNCLMVVFCLAMFIDSAGLSAMFLMTAPVADDLGIALANQPWVIGSYVVAFASTLLFAGRLADLFPPNIVYTAGFFGLGVFHLVISFMTDAYSFYVLRALSGLLASLTVPSAINMIVQMYPDPREQGAKLGIFGTAGPLANTVALILAGGFVMASWRWYFRFIAILVIPFSVGAWFLMPRTRAVAEDVGGGEKWRRMDLGGVSIMIAMLVCFILAMTQGPLDGWHKPVFIAPIVVSAILLPVFIFWEQRMPRGYSLLPHDIWRFPNIFPLIIQATVPILFFSVYQLRMASYFQDTLHESAIISALKLFPMGVTAFLGGVIIQFVPILTTKPRIVQPIATLFVFTGVIVLAFSNGQHYWRWIFPSELVGTSGCIVIFIGMNTALIQAFPLEFAGVGGSFANVIFQLGGIVGIAVQTALVAGDGHVADWKGTQNSYFFSAGWILAAGITFVLWYRQSKMPGYVGTDAA; this is encoded by the coding sequence ATGCCACCTGCCGACACAACACCCTCCGCGACCGACCTCACACTGGCAGCTTCGGTCATCGACCTGGGCGACCAGCTCACCCCAGCGCGCAAGTCTGCCGAAGCCGTGCCCAAGAGCGAGGTCGATAGCGAtgtcgcctcgccctccgagTCCAACGCCCTCGCGTCCCTCGGACGTGCACGCAAAAACTGCCTCATGGTCGTCTTCTGTCTGGCCATGTTCATCGACTCGGCGGGCCTGTCCGCCATGTTCCTCATGACCGCGCCCGTGGCTGACGACCTGggcatcgcgctcgccaaccaGCCGTGGGTAATCGGGTCGTACGTGGTCGCGTTTGCCTCGACGCTGCTGTTCGCCGGGCGGCTCGCGGACCTGTTCCCCCCGAACATAGTGTACACTGCCGGCTTtttcggcctcggcgtgttCCACCTCGTCATCTCGTTCATGACCGACGCGTACTCGTTCTACGTGCTGCGTGCGCTCAGCGGCctgctcgcgtcgctcaCCGTGCCGTCGGCCATCAACATGATCGTGCAGATGTACCCCGACCCCCGGGAGCAgggcgccaagctcggcatCTTCGGCACGGCGGGCCCGCTGGCCAACACAGTcgcgctcatcctcgcgGGCGGGTTCGTCATGGCATCCTGGCGTTGGTACTTTCGCTTCATCGCCATTCTCGTCATTCCCTTCTCGGTCGGCGCGTGGTTCCTCATGCCGCGCACCAGGGCCgtggccgaggacgttggTGGCGGAGAAAAGTGGCGGCGCATGGACCTCGGAGGGGTGAGCATCATGATCGCCATGCTCGTGTGCTTTATTTTGGCCATGACACAAGGGCCGCTGGACGGGTGGCACAAGCCAGTGTTCATCGCACCCATTGTCGTCTCGgccatcctcctccccgtcTTCATTTTCTGGGAGCAGCGCATGCCCCGTGGCTACAGCCTGCTGCCGCACGACATCTGGCGCTTCCCCAACATCTTCCCCCTCATCATCCAGGCGACAGTGCCCatcctcttcttctcggtCTACCAGCTCCGCATGGCGTCCTACTTTCAAGACACGCTGCACGAGTCGGCCATCATATCCGCCCTCAAACTCTTCCCCATGGGCGTAACGGCTTTTCTTGGCGGTGTCATCATTCAGTTTGTGCCAATCCTCACTACCAAACCGCGCATTGTCCAGCCCATCGCGACCCTCTTCGTCTTCACTGGCGTCATAGTGCTCGCCTTCTCCAACGGCCAACACTACTGGCGCTGGATCTTCCCCTCGGAGCTCGTCGGTACCAGCGGCTGCATCGTCATCTTTATCGGCATGAACACGGCGCTCATCCAGGCGTTTCCACTCGAGTTTGCCGGGGTTGGGGGCTCGTTTGCCAACGTCATCTTCCAGCTGGGTGGCATTGTCGGCATCGCGGTGCAAACTGCCCTTGTCGCTGGTGATGGCCATGTCGCCGACTGGAAGGGGACGCAGAACAGCTACTTCTTCTCTGCCGGGTGGATCCTTGCCGCGGGTATCACCTTCGTTCTGTGGTACAGGCAGTCCAAGATGCCGGGGTATGTCGGCACGGACGCTGCCTAA